One Luteibacter aegosomaticola genomic window carries:
- a CDS encoding ligase-associated DNA damage response exonuclease has protein sequence MDSDLLLPRPEGLYCPAGDFFIDPMLPVARAVVTHAHGDHARAGSALYHVASAGAGLMRERLGATATIRAYDYGERFTLGDTTLSLHPSGHVLGAAQVRIEGRGKVAVVSGDYKRDPDPTCAPFEPVPCDVFVTESTFGLPIYRWPPMSSVIDELMAWWADCAARGIPAVLFCYALGKAQRILAELATRTDRTVYLHGAMVRLVEDYREAGVRMVPTEAVSETAKGRDFAGELILAPPSAAGSPWMKRFAKASTGFASGWMQVRGARRRRGYDRGFIVSDHADWSGLVRSVEDSHAKRIYVTHGDGEALIRYLRERGHDARALRSLGVMPDERASEEGD, from the coding sequence ATGGATAGCGACCTGCTGCTACCGCGTCCCGAGGGTCTGTACTGCCCGGCGGGCGACTTCTTCATCGACCCGATGCTCCCCGTGGCACGGGCAGTGGTGACGCATGCGCATGGCGACCATGCGCGTGCGGGTAGCGCGCTGTACCACGTCGCCAGCGCGGGCGCGGGCCTTATGCGCGAACGGCTCGGCGCGACGGCGACGATCCGCGCGTACGACTACGGCGAACGCTTCACCCTCGGCGACACCACGCTAAGCCTCCACCCCTCCGGCCATGTGCTCGGCGCGGCTCAGGTGCGCATCGAAGGGCGTGGCAAGGTCGCCGTGGTGTCCGGTGATTACAAGCGCGATCCCGACCCGACTTGCGCGCCGTTCGAACCGGTGCCCTGCGACGTCTTCGTCACCGAATCCACTTTCGGCCTCCCGATCTATCGCTGGCCGCCGATGTCCTCGGTGATCGACGAGCTGATGGCATGGTGGGCCGACTGCGCGGCACGCGGCATCCCTGCCGTGCTGTTCTGCTACGCGCTGGGCAAGGCGCAGCGCATCCTGGCCGAACTCGCCACACGCACCGACCGCACGGTCTACCTCCACGGCGCCATGGTTCGCCTCGTCGAGGATTACCGCGAAGCGGGTGTGCGCATGGTGCCGACGGAGGCCGTAAGCGAGACGGCTAAGGGTCGGGACTTTGCGGGCGAGCTGATCCTCGCCCCACCCTCTGCCGCGGGCTCACCGTGGATGAAGCGATTCGCGAAAGCCTCCACCGGCTTCGCGTCCGGCTGGATGCAGGTGCGTGGCGCACGTCGCCGCCGCGGTTACGATCGCGGCTTCATCGTCTCCGACCATGCCGACTGGTCGGGCCTCGTCCGCAGCGTTGAAGATTCGCATGCGAAGCGCATCTACGTGACGCATGGCGATGGCGAAGCCCTGATCCGCTACCTTCGCGAACGCGGCCACGATGCGCGCGCCTTGCGCTCCCTTGGCGTGATGCCCGATGAGCGCGCGAGCGAGGAAGGCGACTGA
- a CDS encoding ABC transporter transmembrane domain-containing protein, with protein sequence MSGERRAKSRNISALRNLWPFMRPHKSLVVGWLIFLGLSSGASLALPPALRHIIDRGFLASNVATINGTFLALFGVAVVLAVATAGRYYCIALLGERSLAALRSALYRHVMGLDVGFYESTRVGELTSRLGTDTEVVQTLVGSGISVALRSAVMLIGSAVAMAWTSPHLAGLTALVIPAVMLPILIFGRRVQKLSRHSQDRIADAAAIANETLNAAQAVKAYNREPIESRRYADAIALALATARRRIGMRSLLTAAVIVLIFGAITLVLWSGARDVIAGTLEPGVLSQFVLYAIFAAGSVAGLSEVWGDVLSAAGAMERIGELFAEQPVIRTPEAPEPLPVPVTGSLHFDHVEFRYPSRPDVAALSDFTLDIAPGETVALVGPSGAGKSTVFGLLLRFYDPKSGAIRFDGVDLKALALPDLRGSIALVPQETIIFGGSAANNIRFGREDASDDEVREAARLAEADGFLSALPEGYDAALGERGVRLSGGQKQRIAIARAILRDAPLLLLDEATSALDAQSEAAIQQALERLEKGRTTLVIAHRLATVQRADRIVVMEAGRIVAQGTHEELLAQGGLYAELARLQFVA encoded by the coding sequence ATGAGCGGCGAACGCAGGGCGAAATCACGGAATATCAGCGCACTGCGCAACCTCTGGCCCTTCATGCGGCCCCACAAGAGCCTGGTGGTCGGCTGGCTGATCTTCCTCGGCCTGTCCTCGGGCGCGTCGCTGGCCCTGCCCCCGGCCCTGCGTCACATCATCGATCGCGGCTTCCTGGCATCGAATGTCGCGACCATCAACGGCACCTTCCTTGCCCTGTTCGGGGTGGCGGTGGTGCTGGCCGTGGCGACGGCGGGCCGCTATTACTGCATCGCGCTGCTCGGCGAACGCTCGCTGGCCGCCCTGCGCTCGGCGCTGTACCGCCATGTCATGGGCCTGGATGTGGGCTTCTACGAGAGTACCCGCGTCGGCGAGCTGACCTCGCGCCTGGGCACGGATACCGAGGTGGTGCAGACCCTCGTGGGCTCGGGTATCTCGGTGGCGCTGCGAAGCGCCGTGATGCTGATCGGCTCGGCCGTGGCCATGGCCTGGACGAGCCCGCATCTGGCTGGCCTGACCGCCCTCGTCATCCCGGCGGTGATGTTGCCCATCCTCATCTTTGGCCGACGCGTGCAGAAGCTGTCCCGGCACAGCCAGGACCGTATCGCCGATGCGGCGGCCATCGCGAACGAAACGCTGAATGCCGCGCAGGCGGTGAAGGCGTATAACCGCGAGCCGATCGAAAGCCGCCGCTACGCCGACGCTATCGCGCTGGCTCTCGCCACCGCGCGCCGCCGTATCGGCATGCGCTCGCTTCTGACCGCCGCCGTGATCGTGCTGATTTTCGGCGCGATCACCCTGGTGCTGTGGAGCGGCGCGCGTGATGTGATTGCCGGCACGCTGGAGCCGGGCGTGCTCAGCCAGTTCGTGCTCTATGCCATTTTCGCGGCTGGCTCCGTGGCTGGCTTGTCGGAAGTCTGGGGCGATGTGCTCAGCGCCGCGGGTGCCATGGAACGCATCGGCGAGCTGTTCGCCGAGCAGCCGGTCATCCGCACGCCCGAAGCCCCTGAGCCGCTGCCCGTTCCGGTCACTGGCTCGCTGCATTTCGATCACGTGGAGTTCCGTTATCCGTCGCGGCCCGACGTTGCGGCGCTTTCGGATTTCACCCTGGATATCGCGCCTGGCGAAACCGTTGCGCTCGTCGGCCCTTCGGGCGCAGGCAAGAGCACCGTGTTCGGCCTGCTGCTGCGCTTCTACGATCCTAAATCGGGCGCCATCCGTTTCGATGGCGTGGACCTGAAGGCGCTCGCCCTGCCCGACCTGCGCGGCTCGATCGCGCTGGTTCCACAGGAGACGATCATCTTTGGCGGCAGCGCGGCGAACAACATCCGCTTCGGCCGCGAAGATGCCTCGGACGACGAAGTACGCGAGGCCGCGCGCCTGGCCGAGGCCGATGGTTTCCTCTCGGCCCTGCCGGAAGGCTACGACGCGGCGCTCGGTGAACGCGGCGTGCGCCTCTCCGGTGGCCAGAAGCAGCGTATCGCCATCGCCCGGGCGATCCTGCGCGATGCGCCGCTGCTGCTGCTCGACGAAGCCACCTCAGCACTGGATGCGCAATCCGAAGCGGCGATCCAGCAGGCGCTGGAGCGGCTGGAAAAGGGTCGCACCACCCTCGTGATCGCCCATCGCCTCGCGACCGTGCAGCGCGCGGATCGTATCGTGGTGATGGAGGCCGGGCGGATCGTGGCGCAGGGTACGCATGAGGAGCTGTTGGCGCAGGGCGGCCTTTACGCTGAGTTGGCGCGGCTGCAGTTCGTGGCCTGA
- a CDS encoding energy transducer TonB, translated as MKTARNGAALAVALALCAPAAATTVSLDQITTYCEGRAHANAMAYDARDRGIPLDSVLKQIKATVDDRATRAETIQITQDAYAATELSSYVNFHDVEMKRCVAQKKPELPMDDAAPTVLWRTPVRFPIGRNGNPHLGTVTVAVHLGTDSTVTEAKVARSSGFQDLDRAARQQAERWEYRTRIAGGQFYESDMLVPFTFGGSGVSQPIPMGIGASP; from the coding sequence ATGAAGACAGCAAGGAATGGCGCCGCGCTCGCGGTCGCTCTGGCGCTGTGTGCGCCTGCCGCCGCCACGACGGTCTCGCTCGACCAGATCACCACTTACTGCGAAGGACGTGCGCATGCCAATGCCATGGCGTACGACGCTCGTGACAGAGGCATCCCGCTGGATTCGGTCCTGAAGCAGATCAAGGCTACGGTTGACGACCGGGCCACTCGTGCTGAAACCATCCAAATCACCCAGGATGCATACGCCGCCACGGAGTTGTCCTCGTACGTCAATTTCCATGACGTAGAAATGAAACGCTGCGTCGCACAGAAGAAGCCCGAGCTACCGATGGATGACGCGGCACCCACCGTCCTGTGGCGAACGCCCGTGCGGTTTCCCATCGGCCGGAACGGGAACCCCCACCTGGGCACGGTGACGGTGGCCGTTCATCTGGGCACCGATTCAACGGTGACGGAAGCAAAGGTCGCGCGAAGCAGCGGCTTCCAGGACCTCGACCGCGCGGCCCGCCAGCAAGCAGAGCGCTGGGAGTATCGGACACGCATCGCCGGCGGCCAGTTCTACGAGTCGGATATGCTGGTCCCGTTCACCTTTGGTGGCAGCGGCGTCAGCCAGCCCATTCCGATGGGTATCGGTGCGTCACCCTAA
- a CDS encoding ABC transporter ATP-binding protein: protein MSPAYFQVEQLSSPRVGPVSFALERGECMAVMGVSGAGKTVLLRLLADLDPGEGRVALNGASRDAVPAAAWRRRVAYVPAASGWWAPRVAEHFAAGTNVEATRLCTAMRLPGDVLERPVAGLSTGERQRLALVRALVQSPAVLLLDEPTSGLDAATAAAMEACLREAQGQQETSLVLVTHDPAQAARMASQRYQLEQGRLVSA, encoded by the coding sequence ATGAGTCCCGCGTACTTCCAGGTCGAGCAGCTGAGCAGCCCCCGGGTGGGGCCGGTGTCGTTCGCGCTGGAAAGGGGCGAGTGCATGGCCGTCATGGGAGTGTCGGGCGCGGGGAAGACGGTTCTGCTGCGCTTGCTTGCGGATCTCGATCCAGGTGAAGGGCGGGTGGCGCTCAATGGCGCTTCGCGCGATGCCGTGCCCGCTGCGGCGTGGCGGCGGCGCGTGGCCTATGTGCCAGCGGCGTCGGGGTGGTGGGCGCCGCGGGTTGCCGAGCATTTTGCCGCAGGCACGAACGTGGAGGCGACGCGCCTATGCACGGCCATGCGCTTGCCCGGCGACGTGCTGGAGCGGCCGGTGGCGGGGCTCTCGACCGGCGAGCGGCAACGACTGGCGCTGGTGCGTGCGCTTGTGCAGTCGCCGGCCGTGCTTCTCCTCGATGAACCCACCAGCGGCCTGGACGCGGCGACGGCGGCGGCCATGGAAGCGTGCTTGAGAGAGGCGCAGGGCCAGCAGGAGACGAGCCTCGTGCTGGTGACGCACGACCCTGCCCAGGCGGCACGCATGGCGAGCCAGCGCTACCAGCTCGAGCAAGGCAGGCTTGTTTCCGCATGA
- a CDS encoding ABC transporter permease yields the protein MSTVSLNAPDIAIAATVLLLDGVLSVAMRLQIHRALAIASVRMLLQLVVLGFVLRAVFALDSVWVTGALVCVMTLAAAREAAARPQKRLRSGHYLTSLASVAVPALLTCVFALVAMLPADAGGSPRYVVPIAGILLGNVLNSVSIGMAAVLEGVALEAPAIEARLMLGHTFHEATVSLERNAVRRAMVPLINQMSAAGIITMPGIMTGQVLAGMDPLQAATYQIVLMLLLAGGAGLGSILSVRFVLRRLTDDRDRLRLDRLL from the coding sequence ATGAGTACGGTGTCGTTGAACGCGCCGGATATCGCCATCGCCGCGACAGTGCTGTTGCTGGACGGCGTGCTATCCGTGGCGATGCGCCTGCAGATCCATCGCGCGCTGGCGATCGCGTCGGTGCGCATGTTGCTGCAGTTGGTGGTACTGGGCTTTGTTCTCCGCGCGGTGTTCGCACTGGATAGCGTGTGGGTTACGGGCGCGCTGGTGTGTGTGATGACCCTGGCGGCCGCGCGCGAGGCGGCGGCCCGGCCGCAAAAGCGCCTGCGCAGCGGGCACTACCTCACCAGCCTTGCCAGTGTGGCTGTGCCTGCACTGTTGACCTGCGTCTTCGCCCTCGTGGCGATGCTTCCCGCAGATGCCGGCGGCTCGCCGCGCTACGTGGTGCCCATTGCAGGCATCCTGCTGGGCAACGTGCTGAACTCGGTGAGTATCGGTATGGCGGCGGTGCTCGAGGGCGTTGCGCTGGAGGCGCCTGCCATCGAAGCCCGGCTAATGCTGGGGCACACGTTCCACGAGGCGACGGTGTCGCTGGAGCGGAACGCGGTGCGCAGGGCGATGGTGCCGCTGATCAACCAGATGAGTGCGGCGGGGATTATCACGATGCCGGGGATCATGACGGGGCAGGTGCTTGCCGGGATGGACCCGTTGCAGGCAGCGACGTATCAGATCGTGTTGATGTTGTTGCTGGCGGGTGGTGCCGGCCTCGGTTCGATTCTCTCGGTGCGGTTCGTTCTTCGCCGCCTCACTGACGACCGCGACCGCCTGCGATTGGACCGGCTCTTGTAG